The window AATAGAAAAAGTTGTTTCAAATTTAAAAAAAACTGTTTTTAAAGGTGTAATTGGAGTAAATATAGGAAAAAATAAAAATACACCAATAAAAAAAGGAATATTGGATTACATTTATTGTATGAAAAAGATATACCATCTTTCTAGCTATATTGTTATAAATATATCATCTCCAAATACAAATAAATTAAGAGAACTACAATATGGAAAACTATTTGAAGAAATTCTTTTAGGAATTAAACATACTCAAGAAAAATTAAGAATACTACACAAAAAATATGTTCCTATTGCAATAAAGATTGCACCAGACTTATCCAAACAAGAACTTATTCATATTACAAGTAATTTAATTAAATATGATATCGATGCTGTAATAGCAACAAATACTACAACAGACTTTTCACTTATAACAGGACTTAAAAATAGTTCTGAAATTGGTGGATTAAGTGGCAGACCATTACAATACAAAAGTACAAACATAATAAAAAAACTTAGTAAAGAACTAAAAAATAAAATTTCTATCATTGGAGTTGGAGGGATAGATTCACTAATATCAGCTCGAGAAAAAATAAATGCAGGAGCGCACTTACTTCAAATATATTCTTCATTAATATATAAAGGTCCAAAGATCGTAAAAAAAATAATAAAATATTTATAAAGATGTACTTAAAAACAATAAACACATAAACACAATAACTACATTTTAAATATAATGTTTAAATTTTGAAAACTTTAATATTTATATGTTTGAAACATCGTTAAATTTTATTAAAATAAATATTTTCTCGAAAACTTATAAAATTGTTAATTTAATACTAAAAGTAATTATTTGAACACTA of the Buchnera aphidicola (Schlechtendalia chinensis) genome contains:
- the pyrD gene encoding quinone-dependent dihydroorotate dehydrogenase, which gives rise to MYNLIRKILFCFDPERSHKIALNFLKFKTHFRKNFISSGKDLCKPVKCMGLDFKNVLGLAAGLDKNGVYIDILSMLGFGFIEIGTVTPQPQYGNDIPRLFRVTPANAFINRMGFNNHGIEKVVSNLKKTVFKGVIGVNIGKNKNTPIKKGILDYIYCMKKIYHLSSYIVINISSPNTNKLRELQYGKLFEEILLGIKHTQEKLRILHKKYVPIAIKIAPDLSKQELIHITSNLIKYDIDAVIATNTTTDFSLITGLKNSSEIGGLSGRPLQYKSTNIIKKLSKELKNKISIIGVGGIDSLISAREKINAGAHLLQIYSSLIYKGPKIVKKIIKYL